Proteins from one Oncorhynchus gorbuscha isolate QuinsamMale2020 ecotype Even-year linkage group LG18, OgorEven_v1.0, whole genome shotgun sequence genomic window:
- the dynlrb1 gene encoding dynein light chain roadblock-type 1, protein MAEVEETLKRIQGQKGVQGIIIVNAEGIPIKTTLDNSSTVQYAGLIHQLVMKARSTVRDIDPQNDLTFLRVRSKKNEIMIAPDKDYFLIVIQNPSD, encoded by the exons ATG GCTGAAGTAGAGGAAACCCTCAAGCGAATTCAGGGTCAAAAAGGGGTGCAAGGAATCATCATTGTCAATGCTGAAG GCATCCCTATCAAGACCACCCTTGACAACTCCAGCACAGTGCAGTATGCTGGACTCATTCACCAGTTAGTGATGAAGGCACGTAGCACAGTTAGGGACATTGACCCCCAGAATGACCTCACCTTCCTCAGGGTCCGCTCCAAGAAGAATGAGATTATGATTGCTCCAG ATAAAGACTATTTCCTCATTGTCATTCAGAACCCTTCAGACTGA